A DNA window from Chryseobacterium sp. MEBOG06 contains the following coding sequences:
- a CDS encoding DUF72 domain-containing protein: MKKGSLYIGCSGFYNNDWKGSLYPENAPSKDFLSLYSQTFNAVEINSTFYRKPTAKTLLKWYDETPDLFRFFIKIPKTITHENRLENSKEEITAFCNHIQSNLKDKLSGFLYQFPPSFKNTSENINRIITNIDHSFLNVIEFRHSSWWEKDIFDLLKDHNIVFSGVSFPGDLPGDVILNHPKALYYRLHGKPVLYKSEYSETFMNELAKKVRNTPQTLFIFFNNTWGIAAIRNALYLKSILE; the protein is encoded by the coding sequence ATGAAAAAAGGAAGTCTTTACATAGGGTGCTCAGGATTTTATAATAACGACTGGAAAGGGTCATTATATCCTGAAAATGCTCCCAGTAAAGACTTTCTTTCTTTATATTCACAAACTTTCAATGCCGTAGAAATCAATTCAACATTCTATAGAAAACCAACAGCAAAAACACTTTTAAAATGGTATGATGAAACTCCGGATTTGTTTAGATTTTTCATTAAAATACCTAAAACCATCACCCATGAAAATCGGCTTGAAAATTCTAAGGAAGAAATTACAGCATTCTGTAATCACATACAAAGCAATCTGAAAGATAAGCTTTCCGGGTTTCTATACCAATTTCCTCCTTCTTTTAAAAACACATCAGAAAACATAAACCGTATTATTACGAATATAGACCACTCCTTTCTGAATGTGATTGAGTTCCGCCACAGCTCATGGTGGGAAAAAGACATATTTGACCTTTTAAAAGATCATAATATTGTTTTTTCCGGTGTAAGTTTTCCGGGCGACCTTCCCGGGGATGTGATCCTCAATCATCCGAAAGCACTTTATTATAGGCTTCACGGAAAACCCGTTCTTTACAAATCTGAATACAGTGAAACCTTCATGAATGAGCTTGCTAAAAAAGTCAGGAACACCCCACAAACCCTCTTTATATTTTTCAACAATACCTGGGGGATTGCTGCCATTAGAAATGCATTGTATCTAAAAAGCATTTTAGAATAG
- a CDS encoding polysaccharide deacetylase family protein, translating to MRKKFAGKSKNTTFLGMLALMSATSVLLNSCNFKNDVNPSINSQEHPAAETVPKMDEENVDPDKRVIYLTFDDGPNQGTENLLKILDKRNVCATAFLVGKHAYGSKKQKDDLELLKQNPLIELANHSFSHAHNKYTDFYKNADAVVNDFDIAKDSLKLTDKIARTPGRNIWRLNNINITDIKSSTAAANGLKKAGYKVIGWDLEWRPSQKMTLKGSHEAMLKKVDSIFFNDLEKTSRHLVFLTHDQYLRDTDSINELDLFIEKLQKSNKFVFRKISQYPKINEVLN from the coding sequence ATGAGAAAAAAATTTGCGGGAAAGTCAAAAAACACGACTTTTCTCGGGATGCTTGCATTGATGAGTGCAACTTCAGTTTTATTGAACAGCTGTAATTTCAAGAATGATGTGAACCCCTCCATCAATTCACAGGAACATCCTGCCGCAGAAACCGTCCCCAAAATGGACGAAGAAAACGTGGATCCTGATAAAAGAGTGATCTACCTTACTTTTGATGATGGCCCAAATCAGGGTACAGAAAACCTTCTTAAAATCCTGGACAAAAGAAATGTTTGTGCGACTGCCTTTCTGGTCGGAAAACATGCCTATGGAAGTAAAAAACAAAAAGACGATTTGGAACTGTTAAAGCAAAATCCTTTAATAGAACTGGCTAATCACAGCTTTTCTCATGCTCACAACAAATACACTGATTTTTACAAAAATGCTGATGCTGTTGTGAATGATTTCGATATTGCCAAAGACAGTTTAAAACTTACTGATAAAATAGCAAGAACTCCCGGCAGAAATATCTGGAGACTCAATAATATAAATATTACTGATATCAAAAGCAGTACTGCTGCGGCAAATGGCCTTAAAAAAGCAGGTTATAAAGTAATCGGATGGGATCTGGAGTGGAGACCTTCCCAAAAAATGACATTGAAAGGAAGCCATGAAGCCATGCTTAAAAAAGTAGACAGTATCTTCTTTAACGATCTTGAAAAGACTTCAAGACACCTTGTTTTTCTTACTCATGACCAATACCTCAGAGATACAGATTCTATCAACGAATTGGATCTGTTTATTGAAAAACTTCAGAAGAGTAATAAATTCGTTTTCAGAAAGATTTCTCAGTATCCGAAAATCAACGAGGTTCTGAATTAA